A window from Temnothorax longispinosus isolate EJ_2023e chromosome 1, Tlon_JGU_v1, whole genome shotgun sequence encodes these proteins:
- the LOC139817304 gene encoding inositol polyphosphate 5-phosphatase K, producing the protein MACPVERLRIYFVTYNVATRFPDPRQDLQQLLGIAACDESKLWPDLYFIGLQEVKSQPQNIVLDYILFEDPWTKAFKDVLKKYDYVKIRSQRLQGLVLNAFCLRKHLTHLRLIEAQYTKTGFGGMWGNKGAVSVRMNAYGVSICVVNTHLTPHDHLLADRIADYNTIVTDHTFTAPFTSRILYHDYIFWIGDLNFRLNGEELTAADIDLLVKKKQLKELLERDQLRMVMKEQQAFAELNESSITFPPTYKYEFESQEFDLKRRPSWTDRILYKVNAADIYDDIEIHTEQLTYKSHPNYSVSDHKPVTGEFNIVVRPNVENHFVEFQDCTVEENFISYKLQRDFIPSNGDWIGLFPNEFSSLDDYIIYEYVSRGKPTSISDEPHANTERISYNDSALRLSEMYCLVYVAQRGDLMEILGVSPEFSGPRRSIEQCVLAT; encoded by the exons ATGGCGTGTCCGGTGGAACGGCTCAG AATTTACTTCGTCACGTACAATGTGGCTACGAGGTTCCCGGATCCCAGACAGGACCTTCAGCAGCTCCTGGGCATTGCAGCCTGCGACGAGTCAAAGCTGTGGCCAGATTTATATTTCATCGG TTTGCAGGAAGTTAAATCCCAACCGCAAAATATAGTGTTAGACTATATACTATTCGAGGATCCGTGGACTAAAGCctttaa AGATGTGCTGAAGAAGTATGATTACGTGAAAATACGTTCGCAACGGTTGCAGGGTCTTGTTCTGAATGCTTTCTGTCTGAGGAAGCACTTGACGCATTTAAGATTGATAGAAGCTCAGTATACCAAGACGGGTTTCGGTGGCATGTGG GGAAACAAGGGTGCGGTGAGCGTAAGAATGAATGCCTACGGAGTCAGCATTTGCGTGGTGAACACGCATTTAACTCCTCATGACCATTTGCTAGCCGATAGAATAGCAGATTATAATACCATCGTGACAGATCATACTTTTACTGCTCCGTTTACATCGAGAATATTATATCACGA CTATATATTTTGGATCGGCGACTTGAACTTTCGACTTAATGGAGAGGAGTTAACCGCCGCCGATATAGACTTACTGGTGAAGAAGAAGCAATTGAAGGAACTTCTCGAAAGAGATCAGTTGAGAATGGTGATGAAGGAGCAACAAGCCTTCGCCGAACTTAATGAAAGTAGCATCACGTTCCCGCCTACTTACAAATACGAGTTTGAGTCCCAGGAATTTGATCtcaa GCGTAGACCGTCTTGGACCGACAGGATTTTATACAAAGTAAATGCGGCAGATATATACGACGACATAGAAATTCACACTGAGCAGCTTACTTACAAGAGCCATCCCAATTATAGTGTTTCCGATCACAAACCTGTAACTGGAGAGTTCAATATCGTG gTCAGACCTAATGTAGAAAATCACTTTGTGGAATTTCAAGACTGTACCGTGgaggaaaattttatatcttacaaaCTGCAGAGAGATTTCATTCCAAGCAACGGAGACTGGATAGGTCTCTTTCCTAACGAATTTTCCAGTTTAGATGATTACATCATTTACGAATACGTTAGCCGCG GTAAACCAACATCAATTTCTGACGAACCTCACGCGAACACGGAACGAATATCATACAATGACTCGGCGCTTCGTCTGTCGGAAATGTATTGCTTGGTGTATGTAGCTCAACGAGGAGATCTTATGGAGATTTTGGGTGTGAGTCCGGAATTTTCGGGACCTCGCAGATCAATCGAACAGTGTGTTTTagctacataa
- the LOC139817279 gene encoding G-protein coupled receptor Mth2, whose amino-acid sequence MRLIHVCVFFVSLLTPIACTSDVVPTIYPIPLQNETVVPEEHKSLPLAGKCCPISEVLAKDRNKNTVCASSNDTVYFSPFFSNFNRTGALVPGDEYKTFVAIVGNPCSLKYMLDPEESEDEYYLLMNGSIFAPRIDHVPIMLMPGKDYCMEVVPELGLRAFVCFQDIAVPTTDARVIIYACGLLISVPFLILTIAAYAITPRLRDVHGKALCHYCGCLALAFTTLAITQLTSEQLAPQACVSIAFVIQFSFVACFFWLNVICIETWSLVRHHVKQCAQRRIQPKMLFFYYSIWAWGCPAVLILVSMAMDLSPTIPMTYVKPAFGSESCWFKSDAEAMPYFYVPVGLLLLTNTVLFVITAIRISRYQQELALRRLARNQHIDRHDQRLFRRLKRTFIVCLVLFFLMGLNWMMELISWWVGGDPFDWTAFDLVNALQGVLIFGLFVLRRPIRDFVWHRIQKIRGIDTTELDVGSMDLALLPVINGDIPERSFNHS is encoded by the exons ATGCGACTCATTCACGTTTGCGTCTTTTTCGTGTCTTTATTGACGCCAATTGCATGCACGAGTGACGTGGTACCCACCATATATCCTATTCCATTG CAAAATGAGACCGTAGTGCCGGAGGAACACAAGAGTCTGCCATTGGCGGGGAAATGTTGCCCCATAAGCGAGGTCCTTGCAAAAGATAGGAACAAGAATACCGTTTGCGCCTCCTCGAACGACACGGTGTATTTTTCACCTTTCTTCAGCAACTTTAATCGCACCGGCGCGCTGGTGCCCGGCGACGAATATAAGACATTCGTCGCTATCGTGGGAAATCCCTGCAGTCTAAA GTACATGCTAGATCCGGAGGAAAGCGAGGATGAGTATTACTTATTGATGAATGGTTCCATCTTCGCGCCGCGAATCGATCACGTACCGATTATGCTGATGCCCGGCAAAGATTACTGTATGGAGGTCGTGCCCGAGCTGGGACTTAGGGCATTCGTTTGTTTTCAAG ACATCGCCGTCCCTACCACGGATGCGCGAGTCATCATTTACGCCTGCGGGCTCCTAATCTCAGTTCCTTTTCTGATACTCACCATCGCGGCATACGCGATAACGCCGAGGTTGAGGGACGTCCATGGGAAAGCCCTTTGCCACTATTGCGGTTGCTTGGCACTGGCCTTCACCACTTTGGCCATTACGCAACTGACAAGCGAGCAATTAGCACCTCAAGCCTGCGTTAGCATAG CATTCGTCATCCAATTCTCCTTCGTGGCCTGCTTCTTCTGGCTGAACGTGATATGCATCGAAACATGGTCGTTGGTACGCCATCACGTGAAGCAGTGCGCGCAGAGGAGAATCCAGCCTAAAATGCTGTTTTTCTACTACTCGATATGGGCCTGGGGCTGCCCAGCGGTCCTCATTCTCGTCTCGATGGCAATGGATCTCAGTCCTACAATACCCATGACCTACGTCAAGCCCGCTTTCGGTAGCGAGAGCTGCTGGTTCAAGT CCGACGCAGAAGCCATGCCGTACTTCTACGTGCCGGTCGGTCTCCTTTTGTTGACGAACACGGTCCTCTTCGTAATCACTGCCATCAGGATCAGCCGCTACCAGCAAGAGCTCGCGCTGAGACGGCTGGCGAGGAATCAGCATATCGATCGGCATGATCAAAGGCTCTTCCGCAGACTCAAGCGAACCTTCATCGTTTGCCTTGTCCTCTTCTTTCTGATGGGTCTCAACTGGATGATGGAATTAATCTCCTGGTGGGTCGGCGGCGATCCCTTCGACTGGACGGCGTTCGATTTGGTAAACGCGCTTCAAGGTGTCCTCATCTTCGGTCTGTTCGTCCTGAGAAGGCCCATCAGGGACTTCGTTTGGCATCGAATACAGAAAATACGGGGGATAGACACCACGGAACTGGACGTCGGGAGCATGGACCTGGCGCTACTGCCTGTGATAAACGGCGATATTCCAGAGAGATCGTTTAATCATTCTTAG